DNA from Paracholeplasma manati:
ATTAGCTTTTCAGTAATAAGACACATTAAGAACCGTAGGGACTACGGGGATAGCCTATTGAGTCAATCGCGGGTACGCTTTTATGGATAGGAAGCCCCCACTTCTAGTTAAGTGGTGGGTAGTTCACAGGATTTTGATGCATTTAGCAGGGATTTCCTTTAAAAAATGCAAAACGGGTTGCATTCCCATATGTAATATGATATAGTTAATAAGGCAGTAAAATACACATGCATGAACAGTGGTTTACCAGGTGCCCACACGGGTGGTTGAAACCATGTATGTCATGCAGAGGAAGACTAACAAATGGAGGAAAGAAAAATGTCAGTCGTTTCAATGAAGCAATTACTTGAATCTGGCGTTCACTTCGGTCACGCAACCAGAAGATGGAACCCAAAGATGGCTCGTTACATTTACACTGCACGTAACGGCATTTACATCATCGACCTTAAGAAGACTGCAGAGTCTATCGAGAAGGCGTACCAAGCATTGTTCGCCATTGCACAAAATGGTGGTAAAGTCCTATTCGTAGGTACCAAGAAGCAAGCACAAGAAGCAGTTAAAGAAGAAGCAGCAAGAACTGGTCACTACTATGTTGATCAAAGATGGTTAGGTGGTACCTTAACCAACTTCAAAACCATTCGTAGAAGAATCAAGAGATTGAAAGACTTATACGACATGGAAGCACAAGGCACATTCGAAGTATTACCTAAGAAAGAAGTCATCGGTCTTAAGAAAGAACGCGAAAGACTTGAAAAGTTCCTAGGTGGTATCAAAGAAATGCAAAAACTACCTGAAGCTATCTTCATCGTAGACCCACGTAAAGAAAGAAATGCCATCCTAGAAGCACGTATCTTAAACATCCCAGTATTCGGTATCGTTGATACCAACTGTGATCCAGATGACGTTGACTATGTCATTCCTGCAAACGATGACGCGATCAGAGCCGTTAAACTCATCACTTGGGTTATGGGTAACGCAGTCATTGAAGCACAAGGTGGCGTGGTTGAAAAGTTTGAAGATGCTGAAGAAGTTAACATGCAAGAAGCATCTAGAAACGTTGAAAACAAAGAACGTCCAAGACGTCCTCAAAGAGACAATGCTCAACCTAGAGAAAATAGAGAATACAAAAAGCCTTATGTTAAAAGAGAAGGCGCAGCAGCACCTGCTTCATCCGCTCAACCAACTGAACTAGAAAAACTAAAAACAAGTGAATTAAGAGAACTTGCAAAAGCAAAGAATGTTCCTGGCTATGAAGAAATGAAGAAAGCTGACTTACTTGCAGCATTAAAGTAAAAAGGTAGATAGGGATGTTAAGTCATCCCTTTTATTTTAATAAAGAGTACAAAAGAATCAAAAAAAGGTATAATATTATTGAAATTAGGAGGATATTAACCATGGCAGTTACAGCAGCACAAGTTAAAGAACTAAGAGACATCACCGGCGCGGGGATGTTAGATTGTAAAAAAGCATTAGAACAAACCGATGGCAATATTGACGCAGCCGTTACTTATTTAAGAGAAAAAGGGATTGCAAAAGCCGCTAAGAAAGCTGACAGAATCGCAGCAGAAGGTCTATGCAATGTCATCGTTGATGGCAACGTTGCCGTTATTTATGAATTAAACTCCGAAACTGACTTCGTCGCTAAGAATGAAAAATTCTTAAGCTTACTAGACAATTTAGGACAAATCATCCTTGCAAGCGGTGCAGAAAGCACAGAAGCTGCATTACAAGTGGTAAACAATGGAAAGTCTGTTGAAACCTTGTTGGCAGAAGCGACCGCAACCATCGGTGAAAAAATCACTTTAAGACGTGTTCAAAGAGTCGTTAAAGAAGAAGCTCAAGTGTTTGGTGCTTACAAACATATGGGTGGTAGAATCGCTACATTATCCTTATTAAATGGTGGTAATGACGCGGTTGCTAAAGACATCGCAATGCACGTAGCAGCTCAAAAACCACAATACTTAGACCAATCTCAAATTTCTGCAGATTTCATCGCGAAAGAAAGAGACGTTTTAGTTCACCAAGCGATTGAAGAAAACTCTAAAGAAGCTAAACCTAAACCACAAAACATCCTTGAAAAGATGGTCGAAGGTCGTTTAAATAAACAACTTAAAGACATCTGCTTGGTCAACCAACCATTTGTTAAAAACCCAGATGAAACCGTTGAACAATACGTCAAGAACAACAAAGCAGTGGTAGTATCCTTCATCCGCTTAGAAGTTGGCGAA
Protein-coding regions in this window:
- a CDS encoding Rho termination factor N-terminal domain-containing protein — protein: MQEASRNVENKERPRRPQRDNAQPRENREYKKPYVKREGAAAPASSAQPTELEKLKTSELRELAKAKNVPGYEEMKKADLLAALK
- the tsf gene encoding translation elongation factor Ts, whose translation is MAVTAAQVKELRDITGAGMLDCKKALEQTDGNIDAAVTYLREKGIAKAAKKADRIAAEGLCNVIVDGNVAVIYELNSETDFVAKNEKFLSLLDNLGQIILASGAESTEAALQVVNNGKSVETLLAEATATIGEKITLRRVQRVVKEEAQVFGAYKHMGGRIATLSLLNGGNDAVAKDIAMHVAAQKPQYLDQSQISADFIAKERDVLVHQAIEENSKEAKPKPQNILEKMVEGRLNKQLKDICLVNQPFVKNPDETVEQYVKNNKAVVVSFIRLEVGEGIEKKETDFAKEVMEQVRA